GCAAAAAGAGTCACCTCCTTCAGTTGTCTGATTATCACATGTCACTACAGACCGTTTTGCAGACAGTCAGTGAACTGCTACACACATTTACATCAATGAATCTTAAGGATGGATGTGAGGGATACACTCCATCAGTGAGACAACACTACTCTAGTGATGCTGGCAACCTGAAAGCtggttaaaaataaaaaaaatttatgcAGAACACTATTTACAGCTGTCTTTACAATTGCCTTGAAAGGGCACATATTTTGACCTAAGATTGTAAAATACTTGAACTTTGTTACTTCTTAATATATTGTACTGAGAATATGTATATGCATAtaacttttcttatcatttatatacattttctatAGAATGTTAATGTGATTGGATAACAGCATTTAATGCCATTAATAATTCTTCTCAGATGAGTGGTGCACCTAATCTTGTATCTTACTTCTTTATAAAATTATATCACAATGGTATGTATAAATATTCAAGATGAACAATCAGTACTGAAAACTCACACTCAAACAAATACTTTGGgggaaacaaatgaacaaaaagcACTGCTCATGTCCCGGGAGAGACACTGGTCCagagtgatggtggcggtggtcggCCACGCCAGCAGCCACATACTGACCTGCACGTCATTGCAACAGTAATCATCAGTAGTGAACTGGAAACTACCTATGAGTATTTTCTATagaatttgttgttttatagGCATGTATTCTGTGAAAATGATGTAAAGCAAGAAAGTCATTACAtttaatatatagaaaaatgttCATGGAAAAGAGCACTGCATGATAAACTGTATCAGTTTACTTCTGAATGAtttcttcaattcttttttttttttttacccattattattattactatctccattattattactgaacAATATCTCACATGACAATGAACAGACATTTCCATTCCTGCTGCTTTCTTAGTCACCAGTCATTGTTCACACACTTAATGCCTCTCCACTGTGATGGTACGTAATATTCAAATATCAACAATATCAACGCTGCCCTGGCTTTCCCTTTACTCATATACAATCATGAGTCAAGTccataaacaagtaaacaagttgAGAAAGTATTATTCCATATCTATCAAGGATGTTGTACCTTCACAATCATACAAAACTTGACtttggaaaacaagaaaatgtttGTTTTACCTCAATAGAGTTTTGTTAAAATCAAAAGGTAGAAAAATGAGTTTCAGTCCATCAAAGAGATAATGGTGAGAACaatgatacatacatacaatttaGCTATATGTTAGAAGCCAACCCAACACCTTGTAATGCCACACAGGAGGAGACTTCCTGCTGGCCACACACTCTCTGACTTCAATGCGCTGGTCCTGCTCTCCTGTCAGACGTTCATCTTGGAGTCCCCTGCTAACCGATCCACAAACTGCAACAAACACCATAACAACTTAGCAATGAACTCACCACAAGACATCTTAGAAGCAAGTTTATCATAGAAACTTAAACAGGCCATATTGGTTATGGATTTGTAACAGCAGCACTGAGGGAGACATTGTTTGATAAAATATGCAAGTTTGGTTTATGGAGGGTAACAAAGAAtacctaaaaaaataaacaaaaaaaaatatatatatatatatatatatatatatatatatatatatatatatatatatatatatatatatatatataaaataaagaaaacatgaactaCATCTAACAACACAGCAAACAAGCAAGAATAATTTTCATAATCTATAGAACATCTTAACTgtaaatatatgagaaaaattagaagtgaagaaacaataaaaaattccTGATATACACAAATATTTGAAAGGTATTGGCTATGCAAGCTACATAAAATTCAACATCATGAACAGGTAAGTGCTAAGTGTTTGTCATTCTTCCTGTGAACACAATGGCATGATCTGAAGTGTTGAGTTGTATAGTACATCTACCAATGAGCCACAAGGTGTCACTGTGTAGTGCAGCAGACTCAGGCCAAATGTACTTTGAATGAGGGATATGAACAGTACCATACTATATGAACAGTCCAATGAGGATGAAACAGGTTAAAGGAACTTCCCTACAGAAAATGTGATATCCATAAAAAAGAATACCATGTGTTCAGCTGACAACATGGTACTGCCTCTGTACATGTCATGCTTCtatgtaaaaggaaagaaattttaaACTTTGATCTTCTTATGGCCAGGTTTGTAATGGCTCTCTTAGCCTGTCTGGGATATCTCATGTTCAGAGTGGAAATAAAATCTTAAACATCTATcaggagaaaataagatgacTTAAAAGAAGGCCtgaaagccaccaccaccaagacagcTGTGGAGCATCATTACCTGCACACTCAAGCAGAAGGGTCGAGTGGCAACAGCTGAAATGTCAGAGTTAATTCACTTGAGAAAACTTAAGAAGTATTAGTGTATCTGAATGTTCTATGAAAATTCACAAAGAAGGACAAGTGCAGTCCACTCCTGTCTTGTACTGTTACCCATGAGTTAAGCTGTAACACTGAAGACACTTTCAGGAGCAGCAATAAAGTACAGCAGTGTGCAATAATGAGTCAGTGACACACTGCGGCCATACAGAGCATTGCTACTGCCCCACAACTCACCCCGCTGATGAAGGGCAGGTTCAGAAGCTGCCCAAGGACTGGCACACGACGCATGAAGTTTATTGCCACTGGGAAGAAACCactgcaaggaaggaaaacaacattaCAAGACATGCTATGACAGAGGTGTAGTCATTCAAAGTTAAACAACCTTGGCCTGGAAGGAACAAGCTGATAGAAATAATCTTTACAAGGTAGAAGGGGCTTACTAGTAAGACTTTGTTAACCTAAATCCTCAAAAGAATTTTAAGACAAAACTTACCAAAAGGTTAAAATAACTTTGACTcaatatgaaaataagagaaaaaacgatGTAAGAAAGTGATCTGGTGACTGAAATCCAGCTTTGCAAATCCTAAAGTGTTGCTTAATATGACTTTGAATTTTAACATCTAAATGAAGTATAAACAAACTTTCTGATAGAAACAAATGGCAATCACTTTTATTGAAGGTTCCTCAAGTgcctgcaactttttttttttattactgcaaTCAGAAATGAGCAAATATACAAACATCAAGCAGCTCTAATCAATTAATGTTCATGCATGTACAGGCatcccccgcttaacgaaggttcacacaacgaagtttcgctacaacgaaggtttcattttactaccatctgctcatttaacgaacaccaaactcgctttaacaaagttttatccaggtaattttttccaagtttgaaagccccaccatatcacgcaagccaacaggcttttacatacaccagcacctctcatggacaacacgcgcaccactcactccccctgttcaaaacaataacagggtcagcagcagctcgtcttccctcactcaatttaccaccaaaacaccctgcaatgttgcctagcattgctaagaagaccaggaagtctcttactctcgaagtgaagctggatattattcacagacacaagagaggcgagaaaactaatagcattgctcgccaccatcttgactccatctactgtctctactattttcaagtcagcagtctctattaagaaggctggtgagaccgtatcttccttgaaagctaaaagaaccacctgaacttgtgactctacaatggataaaatggaaagccttgtggaaatgtggtacataagttttgtatatgatacaatgatgcaccctttgtttacattccagaggttgccagttagtgtatttcccgtttcattctccctcccatcataaatttaagatcatcaacattataaagttacgtacataaatacattagtgtacattataatgacttaaattaaactgcctaaatgtttaacctcataatttttactttcattaaacctttcactgtactatgatgcactctcactttgtttagtctcaatggaagttcaagtcaggggttaaacttgttataatcggttcattTAACGacgtttcgcttaacgaagagttttttaggaatgtaaccccttcgttaagcgggggttcgCTGTACTACTAATTTCACTTTAATAATCTAAGTATTACAGGAGAAATCAAAGTAAGTTTTGAATAGATTCACTGTCAATGCAATCACACTAGATGTCTGCTGAGCCTTCCTCCTTGGACAAGACAATAGTGCCTCACCTAAACAACACAATGAAGCCATACACCTCGATGCACATGCCAATCAGTGGCCAGCCCAACAGCACTGTCAGGATGCCGCCGAAGAATGCCCCTGAGCCTTTCCACTTGTGCCGCTGGAAGAAGAACCGGAAGCTGCGCTCCAGCCCTGCCACAAAGGCCAGCCCCGCCAGGAAAAGAATCTGTCGAGTCAATATAGAATTACACACCATGAAGTTCCATTGAAAGAAATGGCCAAGTACCATCCCTTTCAATAATCATTGAAAGGGATGGTACTTGGCTAGCCTGAATCCAATGATCCTATATTAAAAACAACTTATAAAATGCAACACCTAACTTGATATACCAGATCTTCATCAGATgtaaattaagtaaaaataggaaagaatgagaCTAATCTTTCAGATACTAAGTGATCATAATGAAATTTACACACTAATATATTACATTGTCCATTTCTATATTAAGTAGTAGCTAAACATGATAGTAAATGCCAAAATACATATAATTAAAACACATTTCATTTGAAATATGTCATGACAAATGTAAAAATTCAGTagaatttttttccatctaacAAATTATctgatattctttttatttatacatgacaaaacaaagacaaatacTTACATTGCCGATAGCCAAGAGACCCTTGTCAAAGAGGAGGATGACCCCCAGGAAGATGAAGGTCACCCCAAAAGCCACAAAGCCCACCCCAATCTCTGGAAAGCAAGACAACATAGGCTGAGCAACACTtaaccttctttttttcatcatcttcctgcTGTGtggactactattactactactactacggtgtGCGTCCAACTCGGCCCTTTCCCATCTCAGACCATTCACTGTGACCAACTCGGGCCATCTGATAGCCACCTCAGTCCATTTTCGAGAACCAGCTCGGACCATCAGTTGCTCGAACATCTGAGCTCAGACCATCAACTACTTGATAATGATGAAGCAGACGAAGTACCTACTCTAGAGTTTCAATACATGACTTTTTAATTAAAATTGAAAACAAATTATATTGCATTTGGTTACAATCAGTAGGACTGTCATCTTTGTAGAAGAGACATGTCTGAccagtgtttggtgtgtgggaATACAGTGAGACCTCAACAGGTAGGcctatatattatttatattattggaATAATTGCAACTTTTGAATAAAGCTCGAAAACTGAAAGCTGATGCGGATCTCTCCAGTCAATTAATTAGTAATGATACATGAAGATACCTCACTGTATTGTAATAGACCTACAGTGTTTACTATTATAGGATACTCGATAATATTTTATTGACTACTACATCCACTTTTGAAaagtatatatacatttatgcaGCAATACTTCACATACAGTACTTTACATAGACAACCGTATCAACCTGAAGGCTTGCAAAGGGCCATTGAACTTCTACCTATTAATTACATTTTTACGAGACAAGGCCAAATATGTCACCCTCCAGGTGCGTCTGCTCTCAGATGGCAAGGTTCTTCGGACACAGCGAGCAAAATACAGAAAACATTCTGGGAAGCGTATAATTCTGGAAACAGATCACCAAGCAAGTTATTAAAAGCTATATCGCATCATATTGCTGTGTATgtgtaataaatattttttacCCTGATTGTATCCATGTGCATGTTAGTGATTTTAAATAATTTTTTGATAAGTAACATTCATTATCCTGATTTGTAATAAAAATATGTTTGTCATTTAATTATTAATATAATATAGGCTACataatttttgttaattatCCTTCTTCATACCTGTTGAAAAACAGTGCTTCAAACTGACCTGCTGAACTATCCTACAAGGCGTTGcagtttatttgtttacataaGGAGCTCACTCAGGGGACCTTACCCCTTAGATAGTCATACTTATATTAAGCAAGTGAACATAAACCTACAGCAAATAACCTTAAAATAATTCAATGTAATCATAATTCCTCCCTTGAACAGTTTTATACACATACACAGGTTTGCCGGGTGATACTCTCCTACTGCCATCATCAGATGTcttaataggaaaaataaacaaaaaaattcacATAAAATATAAGAAGCAGtcaaatattaataaaacaagaaaaactaaagttAATATTTGTACATTTACAACCCCTTCCTAGGCAATGCACTACGCAATCCAACATGGCGACGGTTCTCAGgtgattttccttctcctccttcctcttgtccttctgctGACACTGGTTGGCGATGTACATTAGTATTGTGTGTCAGCTTGATTCAGAGATGTACTTTCCACAGACTGGCAGCAAAAGGGTGCTGGGCGGGCGGCCCACGGCCCGCCGTGCTGCAGGGGCCCCTCGTCACTCAGTGGTGAGTATTTCAGGCAAACTTTGCAGTGTTGACACTGAGTAAGCTGTCGGTGGGCTCAGTGAGAGCAGGTTTGGTTGTGCGTGTCATGTTGAGGATGCACGAGGTCATGGGTGGGGGAGGTAGGGGTGGATCAGGGTGCGGGGCAACATTACGGAACAGTGGTGCAGCACGGAGCCGTCTTGTTGTATTTACTGGAAACTGTAAGCAGCAGAGGTGTACAGCCATGGTAAGACACGGAGAGGCGTGGCACGGGAAGCAGGGGTGAGTGGTGTAGAGTTGTGGTTCCAGGGTGGCCAGCCTGGGCGAGGGAGGCACAGGCCCTGGCCAGCACTGCTACACTGTGCATGATAGTGATTGACTGGCCGAGTTTGTGTCTCAGTGATAAACTAAAGGAAGCAGAACAAAGCATGCAGTTGCTTTCATTTGCTTCTAGATGAGGCTCTAGGCCTCATCTAGGTAAGAATCTAGATTGTGCACGGCAGTGGGTCAGCTGATCCATGTTGATGCTTATCGTCATGAATCATAAGTTTGATAACTTTAACAAATAAAACCAGATTAAATTTAGCTGTGGTGGTGTCCCAGAGAAAAGATGTCCATTGAGATTGTCATGTTGCCACAGGACACGTGCAGTGTTCACCTCTCCCTCAGCGGCCGCCCTCAAGTCACAGTCGGCTGAAGACTACTGGGCCAAGAATAAACGGCTGCGTCGGCCCGTGTCACCCCACCTCACCATCTACAAGCCACAGATCACCTCCATGCTCTCCATCACTCACCGCGGCACAGGTCTGGCTCTCTCCGTGCTGGTGTCTGGCCTCGGCATTGGTGAGTGTGGCGCCATCTTCCACTCCAGTGTGTGTCTGCTTGTTCCTGTTACAGTTGTCATAGGAAGGATTCCTTTCCCATTGGTGTGATAGTAATGGCCCCATCACTCCCTCAGGTACAGTGATGTTGCCCGGCTCCTACCCACACTACTTGGCCATGGTACAGGCCATGCAGTTTGGTGGAGGCATCATCATGGGTGCAAAGTTCCTCATTGCCCTGCCCTTCATGTTCCATCTCTGCAACGGCGTCCGGCACTTGGTGAGGCGCTGCCCACTGTGTGGTGATGCAGCACTGCTGGGTTGTTTGTGCTCAGTGTTATGTTTAAGACAAAATCTTGCAGGGTTGGTTTTATTAATGCATTAGGCTTAAGTCTTTTGGAAATTAATTGATATGGAGATGTTAAGCAGATACATTGTTTGCTCATTGCAGTGTGAGTAATGAAAGCTTCAGAAGCCAGACCAGTGTTTGGCGACCATTGCCCAGAGTGTAACACTACTGCTTGCTTCCCGTACAGGTGTGGGATTTGGGCTATGGCTTCACCCTGCGTGCCCTCTACAAGTCAGGCTACCTGGTGGTGGCCGTGTCGGTGATCCTGGCGGCCATTGCAGCGGCCATGTGAACCATTGGGAACCTGGACCAAGACTGCCGGTATTCTGTccaaattaatttatttttgtgactacaatttgttttgttttttgtttgtgtaaaTATTTCAGTTGAAAGAGTTGCAAGGATTGTGCCTCGGCACAAATGAGTAACATTCTGACTATTCTTGTGGAAGAAAGTGGGGCACACAACTTATCAGTAAAGTGAATGCTGGACACACCCTTATCACATCAGTAATATGAGAAGGCAACAAAACTCAGGTTTTGTCAATGAATAACATGGCTCCTAAAGgtgatatgtatatatataatataatataataaagagTTTAAGATTTTTTATAACATTTACTTATCAAGTTTCACATTTCAATTGCTTTTGGTGCCTCTTCCTGAGAACTGGCCTGTAGGGCATGATAGCTGCAACAATATCCTTCATGGCACCAAGCAGAAGATGGATGAGAAACAGTGGGATGAGCTTCACTGCAGCAGGCTCAATAACAATTCACACTGCTTAGATTACCCAGGTACTGCACAGTGACCAGTGGCAGATCCAGGATAAAAACTTATATTAAACTAATCTGAAATCTTGGGTGGCAGGCCTTATCAGCTGAGGATTCAATTTCTTGAAAACTTAGCAATCTTGGGGCCATTTTTTTAAGTGATATGCAGAGCTATTCCTATGtaataaaaacagtaatgaTTTACTGATAGGACTGAATAATTAaaagtagcttttttttttttgaaagccttgctatatttttctttacataccatatatatatatatatatatatatatatatatatatatatatatatatatatatatatatatatatatatatatatatatatatatacccccTCATTCATACCAAACAAAAATTTTGGGGGCTCCAACCCCCCTCAGCCACCATCTCCCTGGAATCTGCCACTGACAGTGGCAGGAATGTATCAGTGGCCTGGAATCAAAGACAACATTGTTATACCAGCTGGCACTCACATCACAGCTACCCACAGCCAGGCATACTCTGACTTGGTGGCAAAACTGTCAACCTCTCCCACAACAGGGTTCATTGCCTCTGATGCTCAGCCAACGAAGGTAACATCTAGGGACATAACACTCCCAAGAGCTCCTAGAAAATCACATCCCACTTCACACAGCTCTTCAGTGCCACATGGTTTAGCTAAGGCTGGTGCAGTTCTCCACTCAACCACCAAGATCCTGTTGGCTCTGAAAATACTAACAGCACTGCACCTGTGAGTCCTCATCGCTATATGTGAATTAAATGGGTAGGAGTGAGTGGAACTCCAGGCCAGCATGACCTTTGTGTAGAAGATAGAACAGAATACAAATATATCAATTCTCACTTcaggaagaaaggcaaagaaaaaactgaaaccGCACACTACAGCTATGCTTGCCCTTGACACTCAGTCCCTCATTAACTTTTGAGCCTATgctggtgaagaagaaaaaaataataaataaataaataaaaacgctaGGGCCACTAAGTTCCGGGATGACCATGccttcagaacacacacacacacacacacacacacacggtggcttagtggataaggtgtgtggggatcgggcagacatccacgcgtaggttcgaatcctaccacatacagccttagaaactttgccatttgtcgagtggtttaaagttacctacatgtcaccatgatacccaggtacTAGaaggttacaccaaagatatgcttgggtggtgatatgtgccctaatatgagtgccactataaataaaaactgcctgcgccactaatgggtggaagctgaacagcgcttcctatacctACTCTTCAAGaacacctacaggcgctataaacCATAgcgtaaaaaaagtaataataaataaataaataaacaaacaaggtaaaaaatgataaataatacataaatatacgCTTGTCTTCATGAATCCTACTGTTACTTCATGGCAGGGCTAATGATACGATGAGATCAGTACTGTTGGTCCACACCACTCATGTTCCGACTGGCTATTTAGAATTATCAATTACCCTGGGATGCTATTAATTAGTTCTTATACACTCACGCATCACAGTGACGGAGTGTGTCCGCCGCTAAAACAAGGTGGAAAGGTTTCAGTTATGACAAAAATCACCGTTAATGTCACTTCACAGATCAGTATTAATTGATCTATgaattcatcatcttttcttcacttttcatttgatttactCTATGTTAATCGTTTACACATCCTCCTTACGTGCACACAAATACGaaaggaaaattctctctctctctctctctctctctctctggtataccTATCACTGGCCCACACAAGATCAAAATTATACTTTCGGTCTTCATTTTACGCATATCTTATTATCTAACGCGCTATTCTTTATTACCCAGCTCTCAGTAATCAGCTAATAAAACTATGCCAGTACCCTCACTATTGACAAGTTAGGTGTCAGTAATTGAGAAGTAGTTAAACCAATGATAATTTGCACGAGATTGAGATGTAGCGCAGACGAAGGTGCGTTCTTGGTTCCGTCTTGGAGTGTCAGAATTAATGAAGTGAACGGGTAGCTATGGTGAAGCGcgtaaaggaagtgaaaagtgtCTCATAGGGTCATTGCGCGAAACTAGATCACTGCAGCTGTATATAACATCACCTGAGTGCCATTAGGATACCATAAGttttgttttaacttttttttttcagcatcatGCAAACTTACTTGAACCTCACAgcacacaacgcaacacacttTTACTTGAACCTACGTGCGTCATCTCCCTGTATACAACTCCCCTTGCGGTCATCGCCCCCCTAGCACTTACGTGGTATGCGCAATACACTCCCCAGCCATATCTTAACCTTGACTTAACCTCCCCCGCTTCCGTAATTATCAATGGCGAAC
This genomic interval from Portunus trituberculatus isolate SZX2019 chromosome 35, ASM1759143v1, whole genome shotgun sequence contains the following:
- the LOC123513023 gene encoding vesicle transport protein GOT1B-like isoform X1 translates to MMKKRRLSVAQPMLSCFPEIGVGFVAFGVTFIFLGVILLFDKGLLAIGNILFLAGLAFVAGLERSFRFFFQRHKWKGSGAFFGGILTVLLGWPLIGMCIEVYGFIVLFSGFFPVAINFMRRVPVLGQLLNLPFISGFVDRLAGDSKMNV
- the LOC123513200 gene encoding succinate dehydrogenase cytochrome b560 subunit, mitochondrial-like, producing MATVLRLAAKGCWAGGPRPAVLQGPLVTQWTRAVFTSPSAAALKSQSAEDYWAKNKRLRRPVSPHLTIYKPQITSMLSITHRGTGLALSVLVSGLGIGTVMLPGSYPHYLAMVQAMQFGGGIIMGAKFLIALPFMFHLCNGVRHLVWDLGYGFTLRALYKSGYLVVAVSVILAAIAAAM
- the LOC123513023 gene encoding vesicle transport protein GOT1B-like isoform X2, producing the protein MMKKRRLSVAQPMLSCFPEIGVGFVAFGVTFIFLGVILLFDKGLLAIGNILFLAGLAFVAGLERSFRFFFQRHKWKGSGAFFGGILTVLLGWPLIGMCIEVYGFIVLFSGFFPVAINFMRRVPVLGQLLNLPFISGLLPLDPSA